In Chiroxiphia lanceolata isolate bChiLan1 chromosome 9, bChiLan1.pri, whole genome shotgun sequence, one DNA window encodes the following:
- the VCAM1 gene encoding vascular cell adhesion protein 1 isoform X2, whose product MGNRDVTDSQVHWRAAAVKAFEMEIIPANKIVAQIGETLVLTCNTTGCASPSFSWRTQMDNPLGGTVNNHGTYSTLTMNPVSVVNSHDYLCTVFCDKKGKKEKSVKVELYSFPSDPIIEISPSSVAGETVTVICKIPDVYPSEHLELILKKEEHVLHEKNFYGDDSTNTETKTVTYSFIPMAEDIGKEITCVAKLPVPYMDFKPKERLSSQKLNANFGPQNTVITASPGNSPMEGDSLKLTCATESNPPPQIVWRKHLADESIQHLIKNNVLSIPHARFSDSGLYICEVINLVTNRTETATVDIVIQGAPVITELSIEPSTTVQEGENVSIQCSAESNPPPKIILRRKSDSADMEPFSAGSILLLPSVMFLNGGGYECVAENKFGNSKSEITLNVEYGPKNTMISVIPATAVKEGETVVMKCTSSGNPSPVISWKKKKATGEFEKIFKNATLTIQNLKSHDLGLYECEAYNQLGKEEKAVKLFVQARLENPDQMLPLIIAFSSVAAVAVPVVAILIYVSRKAKINGSYSLVKALRLKV is encoded by the exons ATGGGAAATAGGGACGTGACTGATTCACAGGTGCATTGGAGAGCGGCTGCTG TTAAAGCTTTTGAAATGGAGATTATACCTGCTAATAAAATTGTTGCCCAAATTGGAGAAACGCTTGTACTCACATGCAATACTACTGGCTGTGCATCACCAAGTTTTTCCTGGAGAACACAAATGGACAACCCCCTTGGAGGAACAGTGAACAACCATGGGACATACTCTACCTTGACTATGAATCCAGTTAGTGTTGTGAATTCTCATGATTATCTGTGTACTGTCTTCTGTgataagaaagggaaaaaagagaagagtgTCAAAGTTGAACTTTACT ctTTCCCCAGTGATCCTATCATTGAGATCAGCCCATCCTCAGTTGCTGGAGAAACAGTCACTGTCATCTGTAAAATTCCTGATGTGTATCCTTCTGAGCACCTGGAGCTAATCCTAAAGAAAGAGGAACATGTTCTTCACGAAAAAAATTTTTATGGAGATGACAGCACAAATACAGAGACCAAAACTGTGACATATTCATTTATTCCCATGGCTGAAGATATTGGGAAAGAGATTACCTGTGTGGCCAAGTTACCGGTTCCTTATATGGACTTTAAACCCAAAGAAAGACTATCTTCTCAGAAACTGAATGCAAATT TTGGTCCACAAAATACTGTCATTACTGCATCTCCAGGCAACTCACCAATGGAAGGAGACTCTCTAAAACTCACTTGTGCGACTGAGAGCAACCCACCACCACAAAtagtttggagaaaacattTGGCTGACGAAAGCATTCAGCATCTGATAAAAAACAATGTCCTTTCTATTCCCCATGCCCGTTTCAGTGATTCAGGACTGTACATCTGTGAAGTAATTAATCTGGTAACTAATAGAACAGAGACTGCAACTGTGGACATTGTTATACAAG GTGCTCCAGTCATTACAGAGCTCTCCATTGAGCCTTCTACAACAGttcaagaaggagaaaatgtttCCATACAATGTTCTGCTGAGAGTAACCCTCCTCCCAAGattattttaaggagaaaatcTGACAGTGCAGACATGGAGCCTTTCAGTGCAGGGAGCATTCTCCTTCTTCCATCTGTGATGTTCCTAAATGGAGGAGGCTATGAATGTGTAGCAGAAAATAAGTTTGGGAACAGTAAAAGTGAAATAACACTTAATGTGGAAT ATGGACCAAAGAATACAATGATCTCTGTTATCCCTGCTACTGCTGTTAAAGAAGGAGAAACTGTGGTGATGAAATGTACTAGTTCTGGCAATCCATCTCCTGTGAtctcttggaagaaaaagaaagccacTGGGGAGTTtgagaaaatttttaaaaatgcaactttAACTATACAGAACTTAAAAAGTCATGATCTGGGGCTTTACGAATGTGAAGCTTATAACCAACTtggcaaggaagaaaaagctgtgaaattATTTGTCCAAG caAGATTGGAAAACCCAGATCAGATGTTACCACTGATTATTGCATTCTCCTCTGTAGCAGCGGTAGCAGTACCTGTAGTTGCAATTTTGATCTACGTgtcaagaaaagcaaagataaatGGATCCTACAGTCTTGTAAAAGCACTCAGGTTGAAAGTGTGA
- the VCAM1 gene encoding vascular cell adhesion protein 1 isoform X1 — MLKQMGRTSKAVLVILYVLRTVKAFEMEIIPANKIVAQIGETLVLTCNTTGCASPSFSWRTQMDNPLGGTVNNHGTYSTLTMNPVSVVNSHDYLCTVFCDKKGKKEKSVKVELYSFPSDPIIEISPSSVAGETVTVICKIPDVYPSEHLELILKKEEHVLHEKNFYGDDSTNTETKTVTYSFIPMAEDIGKEITCVAKLPVPYMDFKPKERLSSQKLNANFGPQNTVITASPGNSPMEGDSLKLTCATESNPPPQIVWRKHLADESIQHLIKNNVLSIPHARFSDSGLYICEVINLVTNRTETATVDIVIQGAPVITELSIEPSTTVQEGENVSIQCSAESNPPPKIILRRKSDSADMEPFSAGSILLLPSVMFLNGGGYECVAENKFGNSKSEITLNVEYGPKNTMISVIPATAVKEGETVVMKCTSSGNPSPVISWKKKKATGEFEKIFKNATLTIQNLKSHDLGLYECEAYNQLGKEEKAVKLFVQARLENPDQMLPLIIAFSSVAAVAVPVVAILIYVSRKAKINGSYSLVKALRLKV, encoded by the exons ATGTTGAAACAAATGGGAAGAACAAGCAAGGCTGTGCTAGTAATTTTGTATGTGCTAAGGACTG TTAAAGCTTTTGAAATGGAGATTATACCTGCTAATAAAATTGTTGCCCAAATTGGAGAAACGCTTGTACTCACATGCAATACTACTGGCTGTGCATCACCAAGTTTTTCCTGGAGAACACAAATGGACAACCCCCTTGGAGGAACAGTGAACAACCATGGGACATACTCTACCTTGACTATGAATCCAGTTAGTGTTGTGAATTCTCATGATTATCTGTGTACTGTCTTCTGTgataagaaagggaaaaaagagaagagtgTCAAAGTTGAACTTTACT ctTTCCCCAGTGATCCTATCATTGAGATCAGCCCATCCTCAGTTGCTGGAGAAACAGTCACTGTCATCTGTAAAATTCCTGATGTGTATCCTTCTGAGCACCTGGAGCTAATCCTAAAGAAAGAGGAACATGTTCTTCACGAAAAAAATTTTTATGGAGATGACAGCACAAATACAGAGACCAAAACTGTGACATATTCATTTATTCCCATGGCTGAAGATATTGGGAAAGAGATTACCTGTGTGGCCAAGTTACCGGTTCCTTATATGGACTTTAAACCCAAAGAAAGACTATCTTCTCAGAAACTGAATGCAAATT TTGGTCCACAAAATACTGTCATTACTGCATCTCCAGGCAACTCACCAATGGAAGGAGACTCTCTAAAACTCACTTGTGCGACTGAGAGCAACCCACCACCACAAAtagtttggagaaaacattTGGCTGACGAAAGCATTCAGCATCTGATAAAAAACAATGTCCTTTCTATTCCCCATGCCCGTTTCAGTGATTCAGGACTGTACATCTGTGAAGTAATTAATCTGGTAACTAATAGAACAGAGACTGCAACTGTGGACATTGTTATACAAG GTGCTCCAGTCATTACAGAGCTCTCCATTGAGCCTTCTACAACAGttcaagaaggagaaaatgtttCCATACAATGTTCTGCTGAGAGTAACCCTCCTCCCAAGattattttaaggagaaaatcTGACAGTGCAGACATGGAGCCTTTCAGTGCAGGGAGCATTCTCCTTCTTCCATCTGTGATGTTCCTAAATGGAGGAGGCTATGAATGTGTAGCAGAAAATAAGTTTGGGAACAGTAAAAGTGAAATAACACTTAATGTGGAAT ATGGACCAAAGAATACAATGATCTCTGTTATCCCTGCTACTGCTGTTAAAGAAGGAGAAACTGTGGTGATGAAATGTACTAGTTCTGGCAATCCATCTCCTGTGAtctcttggaagaaaaagaaagccacTGGGGAGTTtgagaaaatttttaaaaatgcaactttAACTATACAGAACTTAAAAAGTCATGATCTGGGGCTTTACGAATGTGAAGCTTATAACCAACTtggcaaggaagaaaaagctgtgaaattATTTGTCCAAG caAGATTGGAAAACCCAGATCAGATGTTACCACTGATTATTGCATTCTCCTCTGTAGCAGCGGTAGCAGTACCTGTAGTTGCAATTTTGATCTACGTgtcaagaaaagcaaagataaatGGATCCTACAGTCTTGTAAAAGCACTCAGGTTGAAAGTGTGA